The Deltaproteobacteria bacterium genomic sequence TATATGCCCCTTGTGGGGATCGGCCAATGGGCGCGTGGATAAACCTTGGCCCCGCCAATCCAGCGACCAAACCGTGAATCCACGTGCCACCAGTTCGGCGATGTTCTCAGCGTGTTTTTCGATGAATTCGGTACGCCCACCTTGAAGGACCAGGGTTCCACGGGGCTTACCTTCAGGTTCAAACAAGCCATAGCGCAGCTGGATTCTCTGGCTCAGACCGCTTGGAGTGAACCAACGACTTTCAAATGGTTTTAGCTTCATCACCGTCTAATCTTTAGCACAAAAAATCCGTTTGAACAGAGCGAACTCGTTTCTTGACCCATCGTAATGGATAACGGTACCGTGTCCTTATGGCCTTAGGTAGCGTATTAGGATTCATAGCCGCAGTTGCTTTGTTCTTGGGTTCCATTGCAATGGAGACCAACAACTATTTCATATTTATCTCTGCCAGCAGTGCCATGATGGTAATTGGAGGCACATTTTCTGCCGCTTACATGAGCTTTCGTGGCCGCTACGTCAACTTGGCTTTGAGGGACGTTTTTCGCCTTTTCAGCGGTTATGCCGTGGCCCGCGAATACTTGAATGCGGAAATTGGTCAGATGATTCGCTGGGGTTACTTGGTCAAAAAAGAGGGTGTTCCTGAACTCGAAAAAGAAATCGCTAACCTAAAAGATGAGTTCCTTAGCTATGCTGTTGGTCTGGTTGTGGCTGGGTACAACGCGGCTGATGTTCGCGACATGCTTGAGGCAACAGTCGAGACGACTTATGAGCGAATGATTGTTCCGGTTAAGATTCTAAAATACATGGGCGGGGCAGCACCTGCATTCGGAATGATTGGTACCTTGGTTGGCTTAATTGTCATGTTGAACAACATTGGAGGTAGCCCGGAGCAACTCGGTGGTGGTTTGGCGACAGCACTTTTGACGACTCTCTATGGGGTTCTGCTGGCAAGACTCGTATTTCTACCGGCCGCGACCAAGAGTCAGCAAGGTCACGAGATCACGCGTTACCGCAATTATGTTATGCTTGAGGGTTTCGTGATGCTTGCAGACGATAAGAGCCCTCGATTCATTCAAGACCGCCTCAATAGCCAGCTTGACCGCAAGATACACTACGATATCGACACGCAGGGCAAGGGAGGCTAGCCGGATATGGCGAAATCCTTTGGGAAACGAGATGAGCAAGATGAAGAAGACTCATCATGGATCGAGACGTATGCCGATGCCGTTACGCTTCTTATGGCCTTTTTCGTTCTTCTCTATGCAATGAGCGATGTTGATAAGGCAAAGTTCGAGACTCTAAGCCTCACAATCCGACAGGTGCTGGCTGGCCAAGACGCGAGCAATGAAGCTTTAGGTGCCGGTCATTCGGAGAACTTCACCGAGGGGCTACGTGACTCCTTGGCTGCCGAAGTTAAAGAAGGCCTGGCACGTGTTCGTCAGACACCCACGGGTATTGAGTTAGAATTTAACAACAGCACGTTGTTTCGGGTTGGTTCAGCAACCATTCGTAAT encodes the following:
- a CDS encoding flagellar motor protein MotA, with the protein product MALGSVLGFIAAVALFLGSIAMETNNYFIFISASSAMMVIGGTFSAAYMSFRGRYVNLALRDVFRLFSGYAVAREYLNAEIGQMIRWGYLVKKEGVPELEKEIANLKDEFLSYAVGLVVAGYNAADVRDMLEATVETTYERMIVPVKILKYMGGAAPAFGMIGTLVGLIVMLNNIGGSPEQLGGGLATALLTTLYGVLLARLVFLPAATKSQQGHEITRYRNYVMLEGFVMLADDKSPRFIQDRLNSQLDRKIHYDIDTQGKGG
- a CDS encoding OmpA family protein produces the protein MAKSFGKRDEQDEEDSSWIETYADAVTLLMAFFVLLYAMSDVDKAKFETLSLTIRQVLAGQDASNEALGAGHSENFTEGLRDSLAAEVKEGLARVRQTPTGIELEFNNSTLFRVGSATIRNGIKPKMREVGGYIARLPDRYSIEVEGHTDDVPIRTPRYPDNWELSAARATAVVRYLSTIGVKGEKMKAIGLADTRPKRPNKTPDGSALPLNRAQNRRVTIQILQY